Proteins found in one Plasmodium knowlesi strain H genome assembly, chromosome: 12 genomic segment:
- a CDS encoding glyceraldehyde-3-phosphate dehydrogenase, putative produces MAATKLGINGFGRIGRLVFRSAYERNDVEVVAVNDPFMDIKHLCYLLKYDSVHGVFPAEVTPGDGFFTIGNKKIFVHHEKDPANIPWGKYGIDVVCESTGVFLTKELSSAHLKGGAKKVIMSAPPKDDTPIYVMGINHDKYDPKQTIVSNASCTTNCLAPIAKVLNDKFGIVEGLMTTVHASTANQLVVDGPSKGGKDWRAGRCALTNIIPASTGAAKAVGKVLPELNGKLTGVAFRVPIGTVSVVDLVCRLEKPAKYEEIAAHMKKAAEGPLKGILGYTEDEVVSQDFVHDKRSSIFDMKAGLALNDNFFKIVSWYDNEWGYSNRVLDLAIHITKH; encoded by the exons GGACGTATCGGACGTTTAGTGTTCAGATCGGCTTATGAAAGGAATGACGTC GAGGTAGTCGCGGTGAATGACCCATTTATGGACATCAAGCACTTGTGTTACTTGCTCAAGTATGACTCTGTCCACGGTGTATTCCCAGCAGAGGTAACCCCAGGCGATGGCTTCTTCACCATTGGTAACAAGAAAATCTTTGTGCACCACGAAAAGGACCCAGCAAATATCCCATGGGGAAAATACGGAATTGATGTTGTGTGCGAATCTACTGGTGTGTTCTTGACCAAGGAATTATCCAGTGCACATCTTAAGGGAGGAGCAAAGAAGGTTATCATGTCTGCCCCACCAAAGGATGACACCCCTATTTATGTTATGGGTATTAACCATGATAAGTATGATCCAAAACAAACCATCGTTTCAAATGCATCATGTACCACGAATTGTTTAGCTCCAATTGCAAAAGTACTTAATGACAAATTCGGAATTGTTGAGGGATTGATGACCACTGTCCATGCTTCCACAGCCAACCAGTTGGTAGTTGATGGACCATCCAAGGGTGGAAAGGACTGGAGAGCTGGTAGATGTGCATTGACCAACATTATTCCCGCATCCACGGGTGCAGCTAAGGCAGTTGGTAAGGTCTTACCCGAATTGAATGGAAAGCTCACAGGTGTTGCTTTCAGAGTCCCCATTGGTACCGTATCAGTTGTTGATTTAGTGTGCAGATTGGAAAAGCCAGCGAAATATGAGGAAATTGCCGCCCACATGAAGAAAGCAGCAGAAGGACCACTCAAGGGAATATTGGGCTACACTGAAGATGAAGTTGTGTCCCAAGATTTCGTGCACGATAAGAGGTCCTCCATTTTTGACATGAAAGCTGGTCTGGCATTGAATGacaactttttcaaaattgtctCATGGTACGATAATGAATGGGGATACTCAAACCGTGTACTTGACTTGGCTATCCACATAACAAAACATTAA